In Desulfobaccales bacterium, the sequence CACCGGCTCCGGATGCCCCACGGTATAAACGACTCTGGTCCCCCTGCCGGGGTACTCCAGGGTGACGTCTGACAGGGGCTGATGCTCGACCAATTTCCCCCGGTCGCACTCCAAAATGGTGCCGGAGCACTGCTGCATCCAGTGAACCGCCGCGGCGGAATAGGCGACTCGCTCATCGCCGCCGGCGTCTTCTTCGATATTCCACCCTGCCACCAACTCCTCAGTCCGGTCCAGTTCGGCCCTGGCCCGCGCCGCCAGCATACTGGTGATCCCGGGGCTCGCACCTAACCCCACGATGGCGGTGATTCCCGCGGCTTGGGCCCGGTTGTTAAGCTCATGCATCGCCTTGGTCGGCTCCGGGTCATCGCAGATATCAAGGTAATCGATCCCCGCTTCCAGCGCGGCTTTAAATACCGTGACGCCGAAACGGAAAAACGGTCCGACACAGTTCATGACCACATCCGCCTGGCGCATCAAAGCGACCAGCTCGCTGCGGTTAGTGACGTCTATGCCGGTACCCCGAGCCTTATCACCACACAATGCCGCTTTCTGTTGGGCCGCCTTAAGGTCAAGGTCGGCAATAATCACGCTTTCCACTTCCTCAAAAGAGGCAATTGTGGCCGCGGCTATGGTCCCCATGGCGCCTGCGCCCAGCGCCAGAACTCGTTTCTTGGTCATTTTTTCTCCGGTCAGTAACTATTACTATATGATTGCTGAAAAACGGTTTTATTGTCATCCTGAACGCAGTGAAGGATCTCAAGTTATTAAAAATGCGAGATTCTTCGCTCCGCTCAGAATGACAATTCAGGGAAATGGGAAGTTCTTCAACCGTCTGCTATGGCCTGGTGAGGATCAGCATTTTTAGACCTAACCATTCCTCTGATCTAATCGGAAGATTTTGCTTTATCTTAAAAGAATAGTGGAGGTAGAGAGTTCGTCGGAGCAAGCGAGGCTAGGCGCTTACTTGCTTTCTTTGGTGGGCTCTGAAGTTTCCGGAGGTTCCGAAAGTTTTGAAGGCTCAGAGGTTTCCGGCTCGGGAGGGGCTGTAAGCGGGGCGGATGGCAGTAACTCTTCTGCGACCTCCGGACGGTCGGTGAAGCGGTGCGGCAGTCTGATGATCACGGTGGTGCCCCGGCCCACCTGGCTATCCAGGGTAATGACGCCCCGGTGTTCGTCCACGATCTGGCGCACGAACACCATCCCCAAGCCGGTGCCGCCGATCTTGGTGGTATAAAACGGCACGAAGACCTTTTCCACCACTTCCGGGGACATGCCCCGGCCCGTGTCGTGGATGATCAACACCGCAAATTTATCCTCTTCGGCAGTGCGCACCAGCACAGTGCCCCCAGGCCGGGTGGCCTCCACCGCATTGCGCACCAGGTGAGCCAGGGCCACCTTCAGGAGATGCATGTTGAAGCGGCCCACCAGGGGCGTGGGGCAGATTTCCGTCACCAGGGCGATGTTCTTGGCCCGCATTTCCGGAAGCAGCAACTGCAGGGTGCTGCGAATGATCTCGTTCAAGTCCTCTTGGGCGAAAAATGACGTCTTTCTCTGGGCCAGGGTCTCGAAGCGCTCCACCATCTGTTCGATGCGCCGGGCTTCCTCGGCGATGGCCGTGGCCCAGGCCCGGCTGGGGTCATCTTCGTCCGTTTTCCGCAAGAGACGATGGCTAAAGCCGCCGATGACATGCAGGGGATTGCGGATGCCGTGGGCCATGCCCAAGGCCATCTCCGACATGGTGCGCTCCATCACCAGGGCTTCCATCTCCCTGTTCAGGGCCAGAATCTCATGGCTGGTTTCTTCCAGGTGGTGATGATCCGCCTCCATGCGGCGATACAGGCGCTGAATTCTATGGAAAAACAGGGTGATGGAGGCGATGCCCACATAGACCACGGTATCGAAACCGCCGAAAATCCGCTGGACCAGAGCTAGGTTGGGCAGGTTCCAATAGGTGATAAGATCAGCCAGGGTATGGGAAGTGATATGGGTAATGGAAAAAATCAGAAAGATAATGGCGAGCCAGTTGAGGAATAGCCATAAGGCATTTTCCGGGTCCTGATCTACCAGCCGATAGCTCAGGCGCAGGGAGAGGATGCTTAAAATGAGCACAGCAAGCGAACACAGGTATCCCAGAATCCACAAGGGAGCGAGGGGCAGGGCGATCATTTAATCGCTCCGGGCTTGCGGGCGAGAGCCCTGAGGCCCAGATAAAACATGAGAAAAGCCGGCACCAAGAGAACAAAGTGATCAATCTTGGTGACATAGACCAGCCAGGTCTGAAAGCTGTCCATGAGGAGCAGCCGCCCCCAGCCCTGGCCCATGATCACGGGATTTCCCAGGGTCCAGTCGGCAAAATGGCCGACAAAGGCATCAAAGTTCCACAGGGCTAAGAGCGCCCAGGCCCACACCAGCAGCCGGAAACCACGAAACTTTTGCAACTTGGCGTGAAAAATTTCCTGGATAAAAAAGAGCATGCTCAAGCCAAAGAGCAGGTGCGCGATCTGGTGGACATAGGAGCCCTGGGTGCCAAAATTATACCAGGTGGCCCATTGGGCCAGGGCATGGCTCGGCATAAGCATAACGAGGAGGAAACCCGTAGAGCCCAACCAGACCAATCGGCGCCTCATATCTTCAGGCCTCTCTTGGTGCTATTGTGAGCATATTCGCGGGAATTGTCAATTATAGCGTTTGCCATAAATTTATGCCGCTGGCTGATTTTTAAATCCCCCTAAATCCCCCTTTTTCAAAGGGGGACTTTATAAGTAATTCCTTATAGTTCCCCCCTTTAACAAAGGGGGGTTAGGGGGGATTTGGGGTGTTAAAGTATCTCCTAATTACG encodes:
- a CDS encoding HAMP domain-containing sensor histidine kinase; translation: MIALPLAPLWILGYLCSLAVLILSILSLRLSYRLVDQDPENALWLFLNWLAIIFLIFSITHITSHTLADLITYWNLPNLALVQRIFGGFDTVVYVGIASITLFFHRIQRLYRRMEADHHHLEETSHEILALNREMEALVMERTMSEMALGMAHGIRNPLHVIGGFSHRLLRKTDEDDPSRAWATAIAEEARRIEQMVERFETLAQRKTSFFAQEDLNEIIRSTLQLLLPEMRAKNIALVTEICPTPLVGRFNMHLLKVALAHLVRNAVEATRPGGTVLVRTAEEDKFAVLIIHDTGRGMSPEVVEKVFVPFYTTKIGGTGLGMVFVRQIVDEHRGVITLDSQVGRGTTVIIRLPHRFTDRPEVAEELLPSAPLTAPPEPETSEPSKLSEPPETSEPTKESK
- a CDS encoding saccharopine dehydrogenase NADP-binding domain-containing protein, with product MTKKRVLALGAGAMGTIAAATIASFEEVESVIIADLDLKAAQQKAALCGDKARGTGIDVTNRSELVALMRQADVVMNCVGPFFRFGVTVFKAALEAGIDYLDICDDPEPTKAMHELNNRAQAAGITAIVGLGASPGITSMLAARARAELDRTEELVAGWNIEEDAGGDERVAYSAAAVHWMQQCSGTILECDRGKLVEHQPLSDVTLEYPGRGTRVVYTVGHPEPVSFHYSFPDLPRSYCVMVMPGAWIGSFRRLASQIDQSRLTLEEAAQILAEDSAQSSSESKRVAGTPRLPLFFALAKGAKDGRPALVATSIKATPPGMANATGIPLALGTRLLLQGRVTNKGVIAPEIAFNAEEFFQRLAPYCTFPMPLKTSELIEVVVSRG